A part of Acropora palmata chromosome 8, jaAcrPala1.3, whole genome shotgun sequence genomic DNA contains:
- the LOC141890252 gene encoding HEAT repeat-containing protein 5B-like: protein MDFDTPALVYNEEDYGRTPTNQKSIFIYEWLRNLEDNIFCASKAQIKNSQQKLEEQLSKQLTEILGPPTRQLLAKCFAGLYSVGSAMTLYQTVNKCSDIIKSKDESQSYLPIKLTAVTCIGAIYEKLGRMAGGSFQETVQTLIKAMRNAESQGRCEIMLCLEQVLRGLGSNGAMLHRDIYKAVRGALTDRSMSVRCASAKCALELITQANFLYTSELEGMTSTCFKALEGSNYDVRVCVAQLIGTLMATSQQIPSVSTSGKNKKTCSLEEVFAYMTGGFLRGGIGFLKGSGGELLKTIAPREVRVGVTQAYVIFFTEMGGVWIQRNIGLILKHVLELLSSPKATQTHVDAVYSRRCISFILRAVLGRLLGEPAQLEAAKELCSLITKQMNMVNEAVHNAADGSNSSSAILSMDDVISTQHVLVCALQELGCLVQGLSTTALSLMQENLLDHVFSVLLHPAPAAQLLAAWCLRCMSVAAPSQATPLIDRCIDRISSLKSSGEAVGGYAHTLAALVGGVYQCPLGIPHAKGKAVFHVADELLKSAAQNPRPALHKAKAGWTLLGSLMTLGPSVVKHHLPQLLALWSSAFPKTVKEFEQEKARGDAYTWHVTLEFHAGTLCSMASFCTSCPALLSDDMMRRLLVITDACLAMLPSFPQVTKQHGNHLKASAAIVRLRLYSVLRRLPPKLYEGSFHSLLRGLVAEFTLAENPAMTTTSLLRTVCHKDDSILLGSWMQETDHKFVEEQLQTNSASGSGSLEHDPSCIFEPCPEGEDVPGPLPLGVAVIDESIKLFGTVFPFVALKHRNQLLAHFAECIRQAKSSRQQAIQTNILTAFLFSLKGLADSKSGVGDEEVRNTAVNLVMGAVTNPDPIVRCAAGEALGRIAQAVGSPVFTSSMTQRIFDQLKAARDAVSRTGYSVALGCIHRYVGGMASGHHLNSSVSILLALSKDNSSSLVQVWALHALALIADCGGPMFRSYVSPTLEQVVNLVLTVPTAITEVHQCLGKCLAALITSIGPELQGTSKSIHDLRLSCVVACAVMQNHPDSLVQAEAINCLQQLHVFAPSHINLGTVVRKLSVNLSSPHLLLRRATIACFRQLSQREAKNVCEHALAAAEELNKHQQSSYAVVIGDKGLEGALFGMLNTETDTHLRSDIHDTLNSMLQTLAADNLTHWLGLCRDVLSASKSSTGGKGGDTQSRDALEGDEEGEGDEGDEGGGMTAGQTPEETHPKVDPRWPTRVFATGCIKKIVAVCQSKQAAHFDLALARERRQESGEDFLVMHLQELVRMVFIAATAICDQLKLEGLSTLQDVVSIFASVPDPDYPGHVILEQFQAQVGAALRPAFASDVPSDVTAMACEVCSAWIASGIARDLNDVRRIQQLLVTKLSKVGQAKDSSLQLYNEAATTMEKLAVLKAWAEVYIVAMKQRDNPSPGSGAEGEDQFPESSGSLLELVEPELKSLSKYWLGALRDHALLALPTEYSSQLPPQGGMFYSPDSMDQARPHYQSCWPSIVHAASLWLNNGGFESTKRAMQEGLSSESLDTNSRKTMISTATTPAEVNTDHFHLLVGICMESLCSSRATQPNSTVSACLNAFYSLLDSQWSRTLIGNEQILGVEMLCVLHRVLLTRDSSDIQLTAMKVVRQIVKSAEESNSSNPEAENHGEDDLTPGRSLVFGVMEICMCVLKKQLPNLLPQSGAFSQPPVLLVTINSGFKSLTEESSRLISEAVSILPAAPVLCTPEASVNVLPSVLYLLTSCLREVALIKDSSAQTSVSATLQALKQLTSSPYTQNPKCSKDWIDLLQSALATVLSDAKTSAECTVPDASASTMDDSVVMLALAIFIVSAPKEILLASDLQNKCIGVFTRCVRSSSIQLQLKALQTLESVFQCREHSISFPFINALAPHIVMLLNDMCINKPITDEQLAITLAAIKIMELLVELTEDHLKVHMLGLLVPILISLLSDSANLPKGNKVIKTLHEQTLQKLMRIGPKYPEPFRAVMTSMPDLKRRLEAAVRANQPVAKPKQPTVQAKVAPAKPSITLRMDFSNYK from the exons CTCTACAGCGTTGGCAGTGCCATGACATTGTATCAAACCGTCAATAAGTGCAGTGATATCATCAAATCAAAGGATGAGTCTCAGTCATACCTCCCAATCAAGTT GACTGCAGTGACCTGCATTGGTGCtatttatgaaaaactggGAAGAATG GCTGGTGGATCTTTTCAGGAAACAGTACAGACTCTTATAAAAGCCATGAGGAATGCTGAG TCTCAAGGACGATGTGAAATCATGCTATGTCTAGAACAAGTACTTCGAGGTCTAGGGAGTAATGGAGCGATGCTTCACAGAGATATCTATAAAGCAGTCCGTGGAGCGTTAACAGACAGGAGCATGTCAGTTCGCTGTGCATCAGCAAAG tgTGCCTTAGAGTTGATAACACAAGCCAACTTTCTTTATACAAGTGAACTGGAAGGAATGACTTCTACATGTTTCAAAGCCTTAGAAGGATCAAACTATGATGTGCGAGTTTGTGTTGCTCAGCTTATTGGAACTCTGATGGCCACTAGTCAGCAAATTCCATCAGTGTCTACCtcaggaaaaaacaaaaagacctGCAGCTTGGAAGAAGTATTTGCATACATGACAGGAGGCTTTCTGCGTGGAGGAATTGGATTCTTGAAGGGGAGCGGAGGAGAACTACTCAAGACCATTGCACCTCGAGAAGTGAGAGTTGGAGTTACACAG GCTTATGTGATCTTTTTTACTGAGATGGGTGGTGTGTGGATACAAAGAAACATTGGCTTAATACTGAAGCATGTTCTAGAACTTCTCTCCAGTCCCAAGGCAACCCAGACGCATGTTGATGCTGTGTACTCAAGGCGatgtatttcatttattttgcgTGCAGTGCTTGGTCGTCTTCTTGGTGAACCAGCTCAGTTAGAAGCAGCAAAAGAACTTTGTAGTTTAATCACCAAACAGATGAACATGGTCAATGAAGCAGTGCATAATGCTGCTGATGGCAGTAATTCATCCAGTGCCATTCTAAGCATGGATGATGTCATTAGTACTCAGCATGTTCTTGTCTGTGCTCTACAAGAGCTTGGGTGCTTGGTGCAAGGTCTAAGCACAACAGCATTGTCCCTCATGCAGGAGAATCTGTTAGACCATGTTTTTTCCGTCCTGCTTCACCCAGCTCCTGCTGCTCAGTTACTAGCAGCTTGGTGCTTGAGATGCATGTCAGTTGCTGCACCATCACAAGCAACACCTTTGATTGACAGGTGTATTGATCGCATCAGCTCTCTTAAGTCATCTGGTGAAGCTGTTGGTGGTTATGCTCACACTCTTGCTGCGCTTGTTGGTGGAGTCTATCAGTGTCCTTTGGGAATTCCTCATGCTAAAGGAAAG GCTGTGTTTCATGTGGCAGATGAGCTTCTCAAGTCAGCTGCTCAAAATCCTCGACCTGCTCTGCATAAAGCCAAAGCTGGTTGGACTCTGCTGGGATCATTAATGACTTTAG GACCATCAGTTGTTAAACATCATCTTCCACAGCTGCTTGCATTGTGGTCAAGTGCATTTCCTAAAACAGTCAAGGAATTTGAACAAGAGAAAGCAAGGGGTGATGCCTACACTTGGCATGTAACGCTAGAATTCCATGCAGGAACCCTGTGCT CAATGGCAAGCTTTTGTACCTCCTGTCCAGCCTTACTCAGTGATGATATGATGCGTCGCCTTCTAGTCATCACAGATGCTTGTTTAGCTATGCTTCCAAG TTTTCCCCAGGTAACAAAACAACATGGTAACCATTTGAAGGCCAGTGCAGCTATTGTTCGACTTAGATTATACTCAGTGCTACGGCGTCTTCCACCAAAGCTATATGAAG GAAGCTTTCATTCTCTTTTGCGTGGACTGGTGGCTGAGTTCACCTTGGCAGAAAATCCTGCCATGACTACTACATCCTTATTGCGGACTGTGTGTCACAAAGATGATTCTATTTTGTTGGGTTCCTGGATGCAGGAAACAGATCACAAGTTTGTGGAGGAGCAG CTGCAAACCAACAGTGCTTCAGGTTCAGGATCCCTTGAACATGATCCGTCTTGTATATTTGAACCCTGTCCAGAG GGTGAAGATGTTCCAGGTCCCCTGCCATTAGGAGTGGCTGTCATTGATGAATCCATCAAGTTGTTTGGAActgtttttccatttgttGCATTAAAACATCGCAACCAGttacttgctcattttgctgAGTGCATTCGACAAGCCAAGTCCTCAAGGCAACAGGCCATTCAAACCAACATCTTGACAGcgtttctcttttctttgaaG ggtCTTGCAGATTCAAAGAGTGGCGTGGGAGATGAGGAGGTCAGGAATACTGCTGTTAATTTAGTTATG GGTGCGGTAACAAATCCTGATCCAATCGTTCGCTGTGCCGCTGGTGAAGCCTTGGGTCGCATTGCTCAGGCTGTTGGTAGTCCTGTTTTCACATCCAGTATGACGCAGAGAATCTTTGATCAGTTGAAAGCAGCAAGGGATGCAGTGTCGAGAACTGGTTACTCTGTGGCTCTGGGCTGTATCCACCGATACGTGGGTGGAATGGCATCTGGGCATCATCTTAACAGTAGTGTCAGCATACTTCTTGCCTTGTCTAAGGATAATTCATCTTCTTTAGTCCAG GTTTGGGCATTGCACGCATTGGCACTTATCGCTGACTGTGGTGGGCCAATGTTTCGAAGCTATGTTAGTCCAACATTGGAGCAGGTTGTTAACTTAGTATTGACTGTTCCAACAGCCATTACTGAAGTTCACCAGTGTCTTGGAAAGTGTCTAGCAGCACTTATAACATCAATTGGTCCAGAACTACAAG GAACATCAAAGTCCATCCATGATTTGCGACTGTCCTGTGTGGTAGCCTGTGCGGTTATGCAAAATCACCCAGACTCGTTAGTCCAAGCTGAAGCTATCAATTGCCTTCAACAGTTGCATGTGTTCGCTCCAAGTCATATTAACCTCGGAACTGTTGTCCGTAAACTGAGTGTTAACTTGTCGAGTCCTCACTTACTGCTTCGGCGAGCCACAATTGCCTGTTTTCGTCAGCTGTCGCAGAGAGAAGCAAAGAATGTTTGTGAGCACGCTTTAGCTGCTGCAGAAGAACTAAACAAACATCAGCAGTCCAGCTATGCTGTGGTAATTGGTGACAAAGGTTTAGAGG GTGCATTATTTGGAATGTTGAATACAGAAACGGATACCCACTTGAGATCAGATATCCATGATACATTGAACAGCATGCTGCAGACTTTAGCTGCTGATAACCTCACTCATTGGCTTGGATTATGCAGAGATGTACTGTCAGCATCGAAGAGCAGCACTGGAGGGAAAGGTGGAGATACTCAGAGCAGAGATGCACTGG aaggggATGAAGAAGGAGAGGGTGATGAAGGTGATGAAGGTGGAGGTATGACAGCTGGACAGACCCCTGAAGAAACACACCCCAAAGTGGATCCACGCTGGCCCACGCGAGTGTTTGCTACTGGCTGCATTAAGAAGATTGTTGCTGTTTGTCAGTCAAAGCAAGCGGCTCACTTTGATTTAGCACTGGCACGTGAAAGGCGGCAAGAGTCTGGAGAAG ATTTTCTTGTTATGCATCTTCAAGAGCTTGTCAGAATGGTATTCATTGCAGCGACAGCAATTTGTGATCAGTTGAAGCTGGAAGGACTCAGTACTTTGCAG GACGTCGTTAGCATCTTTGCCTCAGTGCCTGATCCTGATTACCCAGGTCATGTTATTCTGGAACAGTTTCAAGCTCAA GTGGGTGCTGCGTTGCGACCAGCATTTGCATCTGATGTGCCGTCTGATGTCACTGCCATGGCATGTGAG gtcTGCAGTGCGTGGATTGCGAGTGGCATTGCACGAGACTTGAATGACGTACGCCGAATTCAGCAACTGCTGGTTACTAAACTCTCAAAAGTTGGTCAAGCAAAAGATTCATCTTTGCAGTTGTACAATGAAGCTGCTACCACGATGGAGAAACTAGCTGTGTTAAAAGCTTGGGCTGAG GTGTATATTGTGGCCATGAAGCAGCGAGACAACCCGAGTCCCGGTAGCGGTGCGGAAGGGGAAGATCAATTCCCTGAATCTTCAGGGAGTTTACTAGAATTGGTTGAACCCGAGTTGAAGTCTCTCAGTAAATACTGGCTTGGAGCGCTGAGAGATCACGCGTTGCTCGCACTACCCACGGAATACTCGTCACAGCTTCCACCTCAAGGAGGCATGTTTTACAG CCCCGATTCGATGGATCAAGCAAGACCTCATTACCAGAGTTGTTGGCCCTCCATCGTACATGCTGCGTCTTTATGGTTAAATAATGGCGGATTTGAAAGCACAAAGCGTGCAATGCAAGAAG GGTTATCAAGTGAATCTTTGGACACAAACAGCAGGAAAACTATGATCTCAACTGCAACGACACCAGCAGAAGTTAACACAGATCATTTTCACTTGCTTGTTGGAATCTGCATGGAGTCGCTGTGTTCTTCCAGGGCAACACAACCTAACAGCACTGTGTCTGCCTGTCTCAATGCATTCTACAGCTTGCTGGATTCACAATGGTCCAGAACTCTAATTGGTAATGAGCAG ATTCTTGGTGTTGAGATGCTTTGCGTGTTGCACAGAGTTTTACTTACAAGGGACTCGTCTGATATCCAGTTAACTGCTATGAAGGTTGTGCGACAGATAGTTAAATCTGCAGAAGAATCAAATAGCAG TAACCCAGAGGCGGAGAATCATGGTGAAGACGATTTGACGCCTGGTCGGTCATTGGTGTTTGGCGTAATGGAGATCTGCATGTGCGTTCTGAAAAAACAACTCCCTAATCTTTTGCCTCAATCGGGCGCGTTCAGTCAGCCTCCAGTCTTACTTGTGACCATTAACTCAGGATTCAAAT CTCTAACAGAGGAAAGTTCTAGGTTAATATCAGAAGCAGTATCGATTCTGCCAGCAGCGCCAGTCCTTTGCACCCCAGAGGCTTCAGTTAATGTGTTGCCCAGCGTGTTGTACTTGTTAACAAGTTGCTTGCGTGAGGTGGCGTTAATCAAGGACTCGTCAGCACAGACCTCTGTATCGGCAACATTACAAGCGCTCAAACAGCTTACCTCATCTCCATATACACAAAACCCGAAATGCTCCAAAGACTGGATTGATCTTCTTCAAAG TGCTTTAGCTACAGTGTTATCAGATGCAAAAACCAGTGCAGAGTGTACAGTTCCAGATGCCTCAGCCAGTACAATGGATGACTCAGTGGTGATGCTTGCATTGGCCATTTTTATCGTCTCAGCGCCAAAGGAGATTTTGTTGGCATCAGATCTACAGAACAAATGTATAGGGGTATTCACTCGGTGTGTCCGTTCAAGTAGCATTCAG CTTCAGCTCAAGGCACTACAGACACTCGAGTCTGTGTTCCAATGCAGAGAGCACAgtatttcttttccatttaTCAATGCATTAGCTCCTCATATTGTGATGCTTTTGAACGATATGTGTATCAACAAACCAATTACAGACGAGCAGTTGGCAATTACTTTAGCCGCCATCAAAATTATGGAGCTTTTAGTGGAACTCACCGAGGACCATTTGA AGGTTCACATGCTTGGGTTGCTTGTTCCAATTTTGATATCACTTTTGTCGGACAGCGCTAACTTACCAAAAGGCAACAAGGTGATCAAGACTCTCCATGAACAGACGCTACAAAAACTCATGAGAATTGGTCCAAAATACCCGGAACCATTCCGAGCAGTTATGACCTCGATGCCAGACTTGAAGCGTCGCTTGGAGGCAGCAGTGAGAGCCAATCAGCCTGTAGCTAAACCTAAACAGCCAACTGTTCAAGCCAAAGTTGCCCCTGCAAAGCCGTCTATCACGCTACGCATGGACTTCAGTAATTACAAGtag